GGTTTTGcgtttgattatattattattcagcTTTATAGAACCGagatggtattttttattttgttttactatttttagtttcagtttttctcCCTTTCTAAGCAAGTCgttcaacaaataataattttgtacctaatgttaaggaattttagttttaagcgTTCATAAAGATcacgattattatttattatcagttcattacaaattataaaccattaaaaactgatttatttaatttcttttgtatttaaaCCGACATTTAAGTTGTAACTTGTTTAGCTTAATGTTAGTAATATATCATGAGTCATATAATATAACAGTTCAGTTTAGTTTACGAcacttttaattaagtatttaatttttactaatttaattcCAATTTTAAGTTAATCTTCCAAAAAATGACTATTACgtattctattatttttcttatggaCAAACAAATTAAGTAGAAAGCTTAATTATGACATTTTTCTTGTAAGTTTTCTTATTTCCATCtgcatttttattgaattatagtcaaaataatgtttatattttgttttttattttttgttcttttaagtTACCCCTATCCTAAACATACACCAGACTTCTTTCCCAGTAGTGACTATCAATCGACTACTAACAAGCATTGTGGTCAGCTATGAAAGCCAGTATACCAAATACGAGGTTCGGGTTCAAACCCCGGATAAGCGCTTGCTACACATTCAGTTATCAATTGTCACGATAAGAGTCTGAAATTGAGCTCGGCTCTTGTTTCAAATGCACGAAcacacaatacaaaatacataattataactaaacaaatacaaagtaaaAGTAGCTGTACTAAATGTGCTTGTGCATTTCACtacctaaattaatttagtaataacaattattttgataaggtgtcaataataattttattgcctATCTCCCAAAGGTAATGCGCAGTTTGAAAGTTGATTAAAATAGTAGTAATTCTTCCTTTTTCCACAAAATTCGCATTATAATAGATTTCATAAAATTACTTCTCTGTTAACTACATAATTCACATTAAAGATTACTTAGAAATCTTGAGTCTATATCGAATTATCTATGAATAACTTCTGAATTGGGAAAACCCATATACCTACCTAGCAAATGTTATAGAAACatgaaaattattcataaactaACATTTGCATAATGAATGGCACAGGTTTTGTATCaacaaggtaaataaaataaaaaatataagcacACATACATAGACACTTAGGTATATTATGTGCGTATTATGTGTATTAGTCACGTCTTATGAGGGTAGACAGCAATAGAGCGCCATCTGGTGCGATTTTTACGAATTTCTTTAGCTTCCATTACATTTAATGCATCTGGTCATGCAAGCACACCAGTTATGAGTTCTACCTACGGGCCTAAGTAAGTGATATTCACCTAAAGTATACTGTATATTGGACTGGTAACAAGAAAGCAACAAGATATTGAGATCCTTCAAAATACCAGTCCAACTNNNNNNNNNNNNNNNNNNNNNNNNNNNNNNNNNNNNNNNNNNNNNNNNNNNNNNNNNNNNNNNNNNNNNNNNNNNNNNNNNNNNNNNNNNNNNNNNNNNNACGCTTATTATTATAAGTCCATCTTTACGAATATGCATTCAGGATGaacgtatttttaataacaaagaaGTAGTTTTGAATACTAAAAAGTGCCAAAAGAGTATCGTACCGTCATTCAATTGCTAAACATAATTAGGATATTTATGTTCATGGACTTGTCTACACTCAAACATACAACTAAGAACATTCAACACTAATCTGCTCTAAATAGCTAGCTGACAAGCGTTTGCAGAGCTATGATTAATCTTGGTAATTTAGTTAGTACAATTCCTGCTCAGATTATTGCCTAACCCGTTTGTTACGTATTAGACAGTATACTGTAAGATAATCGTTACTGTTTAGGGTTACCTACTCTAACAAACATGGACATTCTCAAGTTAGTACAGTTGTATATCGAGACAATTAGACACTCAACTTCAATTTAATGCCTCAAAACTTTCGAAGTCCATTCCAAATAATAGACTGGTCTCGCCCACAACCATTCTTGTCATATAACATTGTGACTAAAAAGGGCCAAAGATGCATTAGTCACAGAAAATGTTTAACTATGTTATTACCTTCGCGTGAGTCATACATGTTGAACGATTTGCGGGGAAAGTATAACCCGGTAGTGAcgcaacaataaaaattatacggacaAAGGAATTGTTGCAACTCTAGACCTGCGGCTGACGTAAGGGCCAACAGCTTGTCACTAATGACCGCGACACAATGATCAGTTGTCATGACGTTGTTTGCAGCCAAGCTACGGTACGCAACATAAATACTTAGTGAgctgttttagtttatttttatttggaaagtcacaaacacaaaaaattacCTGTCCGATTTCGCAAGGCAACCCCGAGTCGGTGGCGCATGGCGGCGCGGTGTCTTGCTGCATTGTAACTATAAATAAGGAGGTGCTAAAAGCGGACCAGCCGGGGGACGTGCTTCCTCCGCTTTGAGCGGCCGGGGGGTAAACATACTGGAGTTGAACGAAGCCCTTTGTTGACATTTGCTTTACGGCCGCTTCACCTCGAGTCGCGAGCTTTATGGCGCGCGCGCAATAAACACAGCACCCGTAGCAAGTCCAGCGCCAGCGACACCGAGGTGAACGTCTGTATGCATGCGGCACGCCATCGCCAGGCCCACCCGCCATCGCATCGCCATAATAACACACATCACGTCTTGCTCACTGCTATGACACGACACGAGACGCGACACGGCACTATAAGTACGAGTACTTATAACTATCATAAACCTAGGTATTGGAAAGATGAATACTTCTTTACTTCTATTTTCTACAGATATCTAGTACCCAAAAACAGTTATTGTAACAAAAAGCCCATAGAACATAAATCGGAGACAGATGAACTGAATTCTGTGACAATAATAAGACAATAAATACAATGAGGTTTATTTCGTAGATAATGTATACGAGCAACACATATCCTGATATGGGTACATATATTATGCAGATGACCCCTAGTCAACTTTCGTCAGCTCCTAGTCGTATAACTAATTCTTAGTCGCAAGAAGCGATTTATTTAAATGAGGCATCAATTTATTTGCGACATCTATCTCCGTTCCACCCCACTCGTGACAAATGTCCATAGACATTTATTATGTAGTTGTACTTGTTATTGACCCTACCAGGAAAGTGATGTAAATAGgcaattttaaaaattcttcgAATCTTGTATCCAGTACTACGTGATTTCCTCTTTGCTATGTTAATGATTGCCTACTTACTTCTTCAAATACATTTCCATTGTTTCGTCTAATATAATAAACCAGCAGACAATCGTTTGGTAGGTGttcgtaatataaataaagagaaGCGGTTGACATGTGATGGCATTTATACCTTAGCCGGTGTGTTCTCGCATTGCAATCACGGCGTGGTGCCCATCTGCATGCGTGCGGTACGCCCGGCGTCCGGTCTTACTCATCTAACAGTCGCTAACTATGTGAACTGTTGTGGATACGTTTACCATATTTATAATGCTGTGTACATACAGGCTAACTACCAATAAATAACCATATTGTATAGTTGGAACAATTTCTTACCATATACACAAATAACAATACATTCACAACTTTGCTACTATTTTCGTATTCTAAAATTCAGGCGTAATCTACAAACTGCGTACTATTGTtgaatgcaataataataatgttcgctgtgctaataaataataataatcaaacgACACGATTATCAGTCTGTTTTGAATCATATGGTGACCGTTTGGGCGGATGTCTGGGCTATGTGGGAGAGCGAATCGCGTTACTTGTTGCGTCGCTATTTTAACATGTTTCATAATATGATTGGCGTAAAGCATGGTTTGTAGACAGGCCAGTCTAATTGTGGTAAAATGCGCCACTTAAATAGCCATAAGTCTAGAAATATACCGGTTGGCAGTGCGCTACACTGGCTACGCAGTGACACCGCGTGAATCGCATAATATTCATCCATTGTTCACGATTTCGCGTGAACGCTCACGAAGCGGTAATTtctatatttcaaatatttgagGGAAATCTTGTATTCTCGTTCATTATTTTAACAACATCAGCTACTTTATGCAAACTGAAATAAACGACTTTATGCACCAGCAAGGGGCAACGACGTCAGACATTGAAAGGTTAATGACTACTGTGGTCATTATTAGGAGATTGTTGTTAGGTCTCTGTCAGAGGGGACCGCAACATCTCGACTGTGATCGTTTTCGCGCAATCATTCAATAAACGTTATAGGATCAATCGCCAAGACCCTCGCTTGGCTCCTCAGAGAAATGAACCACTTGAAATAGTTGATACTCCACGTTCTTTCTATAGTTGCAATGTTTGGTCGAGCTTATTACTTTCAACTAACTTTTCAGTCGAATcgtaaataatttatctttacaAAATTTCCACTACTGAAACTGTCGTCTCCGTCTGCGTACATTTGTCCGTTATTGCTGAATGAGAGCAGATGTATCTGTCTGAGAGTTTCAAATCGTTAAAAGTTCATTTAAATATAGAACGCATTTGATTAGAACCAATTAACGTTCAATTAAGCAGTTCTCTTGTTTGAGTTATATAGTTGTATCAATTGTCGCAAGGCACTGTGTCTTAATGATTCGAATTCATGCTCGTTACGGTCCTTACGCCGGTTACGACGATCTAGCAAACTAACCACAAAGAAACATCACTAAATACCTACGTAAATGTAATGATTGTAATAAAGGTCAGGTTGGGATATTGTGAATGTGCAAGGCATAGGTTAAGGTTTTAAAGCGTTTAGTAATCGTCGCAACttataatacacattttaaaCCGTTTGCTTCACAATCACAATAGCAACACATTTGACTTGTTAAGTTTTAAATCTGCTGGAAATAAGTAACCCGAATTCGCTTTCTTTGTTATTCGGTGCCATTGCCCTCAGAGGTTATCTGTAAAGAGAATATATTTAGCGAGACCTCGGTTCGGAAAGCATCGACAGTAAAGAAGAGGTGTAAATTTTCAGTGATTGCCAACGTAAATACGCGAGCACACGCGGCGCGATGCTGGAGTTCGATaaccttactgactaaacagtttttcaattttcattaatTGTTCATGTGGTTTTGTTGCAAGCTCTAAACTAAGGGAACCGATTTGAATTTAGTAGTATACctgtaaatgtaataataccAAAACTTGTACCCTGGAAATTGACTAACAGCACCTTGCTATATAACAATTGATACATGTAACAACAGTACAGTACGTTTTATTAGCCAGTAATGTCGTTGCTCTCGGTAGGTACGTTCTGGTAATATATTAACATCTGAATATTGCTACTCATGTTTactcttttaatattttacgactgtatattaaaatgctttagCAAAATATGCCATCATTGACTGTGGTAAAATCTTGCTTTGTGTGCCGCCAATCGATATTTGaatgtgttatttaattttgctcCTAAATGGAAATGTAATTGATACTTGGAGCAAAGCTTAAAATAGTATGTATAGAACATTATGCAACCTGGTGCCACCATAATAATgagaaacacaaacacattggctcgagcggtcggcgtgtTTGTCGCGTTGACAACATCACACGCTAACCAAAACAGTACACATGCAGCATGAGACGCGACCTGTGCCCGCCGGATCTTTGGAAACGTTCGTTACACCATCCTTtacctaaaattatatttactaaacaaacaCCCGTTACAGTGTTATGGATTAGTTTGTTGGCCCGAACATGTAAACTATTGACGTAGAGCAAGAGTCTAAacatgtgttattataatatgcgAGGCGCAATCGTGGTGTACGCGCTGCCGGCTGATTACCCTCAGCTTCGAACGCAACGACCGCGGCCATTTGAAATCGACAGTGATTACAATTTTCCCTGGAGCTCGGTTGCGCGAGCGCAACGTCCGATGGAAAGCAGCGTTTAACCAATGTTCCGCTCTGATAACTCTCTAATTACGCCTCGACCGTTTTCCGTCGACACTTGGCCGCCACCAACTTAACCCCTGGCTTTTCACTGCAACATTTCACCCGCAATTGTACTGACACGCTCATTTGTTTGCTTCACTTTCGCCTTTGACGTTACTCTACGGTCATATTGTTTCATTAAGCTGAAATATATAGTGGACATAAATTTCGTACCAGACACTGCTTCGCGACGTTTTTGGAGTTGTCTGCTAGATCTCCAACGTTTACCTTAAGTAATGTGAACAGGGCAGAAACAATCTCTCATGAAGGACAAATAGTTACTGCGCAGACGCAGTCTTAGAGTAGCCGGTTATTGCCCACATAGTGAACAATAGGCACTCATACACCACTAAAAGCATTCGTGTGTAATTGTTTACCAACCGTTTGCTGGTAACTGCAAGACTTACGTCTAGTGTTGTAGACTTTGTCGGCGTGAGCCATTAATTCGAGGGTTCCATCCATTAAATCCCGTGATAGTATTACTATTTACTTaccaatttattgtatttattaggaAATGTAATGTAGTCGTAAAATCTTCTAATACGCATCATGCCCACAAACAGCGCAGTATCAAACAATAATTTGTCCGTTGTATTCCAAAACACAAGTGTTTGCGTGTTTACGATCCCCGGACGAGGCGGAGGCGAATAGAATATACAATGACGTGTCATTCACATCGATTGAGGCCGCATACAAGATGCGGCGGCTCATACATTATGTATAGAGCTCATGTTCCACGACGAACTGATCTGTTCGGACCTTCATACTGCTTCTCTATCAAAATAATCGGCTCAAATATACTTGGAGCTCTCCTTCGTAATTTCTTGCTTACACAAACATCACAGGTTGATCCCGAtggttaaatataaattttaatagtaaCATGAATAGATGAGCAAAGTAGTCCTGTTATCGAACTGACAGACGCCGTTTACCGGCCGACCGTTGCCCCTCGCGTGAAGTGTCGTCAAATAACTTAGCAACGATTATTCGTCATAGTGGCGACAAGCGATGGTTGAACAATAGTGCACAATCACCGCGATTGTGGCTGTCGCGCCCGTGTCAACTGCCTCTCGCGTGAACACCAGTATTGTTATGGTGATGCTCTATAGCTTCAGGTTCGACGCTCCGTGAAAACAAAAGATGCGCAACACATTTGCATCTCTTAACATTACACCTCTAGAAAGGGAATATGGATGGGAATTGGGATATTAaccgaaataaaatattttttggtaagGTTTGAACGACCGACATCCACTGGTCGTTATAAACGCAACATTAAAATTCGAGTCACCCCCGGGGCATCAAAAACGCCATTTTAAACCTTGGTTAATTGGTAACATTAACCGTTCTAACATGTAGACCATTAGTGAAAACGAGATGAATCTGAGCAGGTAGACGACCAAACCAGCTCTTGGGATAGCTTTTTTGTTAACATAAGCAGGTACTCGACCCTTCTAGGTAGATTGTGTAATTTTTTCTACTGTACAAATACAGCTATTTCACAAAATTACGTTTTATATGTTTGCCTTTTTATACCTTTTGGCACaatagtaaagtaaaattactaGTAAATACgtacactattattattaataaatatagagtGCTGTAATCAACACCAGTTAGCAgtggttacatttttttaaacgtgaatCAGTGTTCATATTTcctaacaattatttttgtcgTTTTTCAGAACCAATCTCGGCCAGTGCAGACGATGAACGCCACACTGAGCGCGACCCTTGGCCCTGTGGGAGCTGGAGCAGTATCTGGTGCAGTCAGTTGGGAGCAGCATCCAGTGCTAGCTCGCGCTGCTTCCGTGCCAGCTCACCGAGCCCTCGCCGGGCTACTCGATCGTCTCGGACACCGCCGGCTCGAGCGCACCACCAGCGAACCCGCGCCACCCCCACCAGCAACAAGCAGATACAAGACAGAACTCTGCAGACCTTTCGAAGAAGCCGGTGTATGCAAATATGGCGATAAGTGTCAATTTGCGCATGGAATGCGCGAACTGCGCAACTTGCAACGCCACCCTAAGTACAAGACGGAGCTGTGCCGCACATTCCACTCTGTTGGATTTTGTCCATATGGACCCCGGTGCCACTTCGTACACAACGCAGAAGAGGCGCGGCGCCGTGAACCGCCTTCTCCTGGTGGCTCCTTGGCGTCCCTGTCGTCTGGCGGCTCCCTAGCCTCATACATGAGCGATGGCTCGCGTTCCCCGCGCTCGCCTCACTCGCCGCTGGCCCCGCAGTCTCCCCTGGCGCCGCACTCTCCACCTGCAATGTCTCCCCCTGCGCACGCCACGGCATTCGCGTTCCGCCGCACGCAGTCTCCTGACCCTGAAGAAGAGCGACTCCCTGTGTTCAACCGTCTCTCATCGGCGTTCGGGGACCTCGTCATCGCCTAGAGCCTGCAACCGCTTAGTCCTAAGTTAACTTATACCGAACATAGCTTAAGGATTGTCCGTCACATTGTGCCTACTCGACGTCTTCCAGCCAGCGCCCGAGCGGCGTCCCGCTCGTCGCGCTTCGCGCACACGCACACCCGCTCAACGAATGATCTCCAGTTTGTCGATGCTATTTTGCTACTTCGCCTTGTAATTTATAAAGTTAACGAACGAAGTGTTTTCTGGCGTCTCGAAAGTTTGCGGTGTGAAGTATAGTGGTTTCGTACCTACATTTTTAGTTATCGGCACGCACTTGTAAATGGCACcttataatattagatatttattgtgTAGCTCGCGGAAGTCTTCCCGATGATCCTCCGCCGAGCGGTGGTCTCTGTAAAGTTAGCttatagaacattttatttatttcgtactGCCTATCCGCGCTCGGTACTGTACCGCGAGAAGGCGCTCGTGATCTATTTTTAAGGgtttaagataataatttattatttattttgagtcTCTTTaactgtaataattattttattttgtaactagcAGCTGCGATGCCGCACCGCATACGGACGAGGCCTGCGTCGACGGGACGTGGCTCGTTACCATACATAAAGTCGACTGATTCTGCACCTGAACTCAAAAATCTTACTTATATTGCATATTTATAACAACAACCGATTTGCACGCTACGGGCGGAATCAGTCGATTTACTACTCGGGAGCTCGATGGTCTTGTGGATCAAAGTATTCCAGTTTTATTATTctcgaataattatttattgtagtcGACCTCGGCAAGCTAAAACCGAAAGTGCTCATTTGCGGCCGCGTGCCGTACGATAATCTCCGGCTAGTCGACATCGCTAGCGATCTCCTCGGCGGCCCATCTGAGCACTATCGGCACGACTAGTCTGCCgaggattattattattttttcattttgccTCGTGCGAGGAGGACGAGATGCGGCCTGAAACCGGTCCCAAGTTTGGGTGATTATTTTCGTAGTGGTCGCGCCGAGTCCCTCTCGGCGCGCGGCGCTCGCGTCCGCCTCGCAAAAAGCATCGGGACCGGAGCTCCCGAGCACTGGCCCGCCGAACTCCCGAGTTGTACCGATAAACCTGTATAAAGATATGACACAATAATATATGAAACATGTTTATACAATTGTTGCCGGCGAGCGGTCGCCGCGCGGGGCGGGGTCGGTGCTGCGGACATGTCGCGCTCGCCCGCGCTCCGCATCAAGTGTGCCTTTTACTTTATTAACGAGAtaaatcgatttatttaatttttagttgATCGAGatagattattgtttatttattgtctccttttgaatataatattcaaattggCACAGTTATTAGGTACTTTAGTCCTACTTTGACAGAACTAAGTGATTAGTTTCCAAGTAGCAtagttttcttttgaatttaaagtgtgatattttataatatttatataaaacaaagtttaaacttttaattaaggGACCAATGTAAGTGATTAGGAGAAATTCTGATAGAATCATCGTGCGCTATCGAATCTTACCAAGAGACTGTATCCTCGCGAcacatttgatatttttataacttgtcAGATCTACGAGTTCTTATAGTctaatatattacaataaaacgaCATTTTGACCAATACTGGTTTTGcgtttgattatattattattcagcTTTATAGAACCGagatggtattttttattttgttttactatttttagtttcagtttttctcCCTTTCTAAGCAAGTCgttcaacaaataataattttgtacctaatgttaaggaattttagttttaagcgTTCATAAAGATcacgattattatttattatcagttcattacaaattataaaccattaaaaactgatttatttaatttcttttgtatttaaaCCGACATTTAAGTTGTAACTTGTTTAGCTTAATGTTAGTAATATATCATGAGTCATATAATATAACAGTTCAGTTTAGTTTACGAcacttttaattaagtatttaatttttactaatttaattcCAATTTTAAGTTAATCTTCCAAAAAATGACTATTACgtattctattatttttcttatggaCAAACAAATTAAGTAGAAAGCTTAATTATGACATTTTTCTTGTAAGTTTTCTTATTTCCATCtgcatttttattgaattatagtcaaaataatgtttatattttgttttttattttttgttcttttaagtTACCCCTATCCTAAACATACACCAGACTTCTTTCCCAGTTGTGACTATCAATCGACTAGTAACAAGCATCGTGGTTAGCCATGAAAGCCATGCGACACTATACCAAATGCGAGGTTCGGGTTCAAACCCCGGATAAGCGCTTGCTACACATTCAGTTATCAATTGCTACGATAACAGAGTCTGAAATTGAGCTCCGCTCTTGTTTCAAATGCACAGACAAGCAGTACATAtaactaaacaaatacaaagtaaaaaaaagtagcAGTACTTTAAGGTATAGCTTGTGCCTTTCAGAAAATGTGCTTGTGCATTTCACTACCTAAATTAATTtggtaataacaattattttgataaggtgTCAATAATAATTGCCTATCTCCCAAAGGTAATGCGCAGTTTGAAAGTTGCTTAAAGTAGTAGTAATTCTTCCTTTGTCCACAAAATTCGAATTAGGGTTTGAATTATTTTCAATTGCCTACTTCTCTGTTGACTACATAATTCACATTGAAGATTACTTAGAAATCTTGAGTCTCTATCGAATTATCTATGAATAACTTCTGAATTGGGAAAACCcatataggtacctaacaaATGTTATAGAAACatgaaaattattcataaactaACATTTGCATAATGAATGGCACAGGTTTTATATCAAcaaggtaaataatataaaaatataagcacACATACATAGACACTTAGGTATATTATGTGCGTAATATGTGTATTAGTCACGTCTTATGAGGGTAGACAGCAATAGAGCGCCATCTGGTGAGATTTTTACGAATTTCTTTAGTTTCCATCACATTTAATGCATCTGGTCATGCAAGCACACCAGTTATGAGTACTATCTCCACTCATAGCCTAAATAAGTAGTATTCACCTAAAATATACTGTATATTGGACTGGTAACAAGAAAGCAACAAGATATTGAGATCTTTCAAAATACCAGTCCAACTAAGACAATAAATCGTCAAGTTGGGCTAACATTTCATGTTCCAGCCTCACAAAAACAGGGCCGGTTAGTCTAGAACCCCATAATTGCATAATTCATGGTACCTAACTGCCCGTACCACGCCCACAACATTAGCACCTAATTGTTATTCCAACATCTGATTCTGATCCAACAACGTGATATATTTTAGTCAGAAACTGTGGGCACCGAATTAGTGATACCTACAAGGAAAGAAAAAATGATAGCGTTCCTACAAATATGTACCACAAATTgagaacaaaaacaattacctaGTTTTCATTGTCTAATCACCTgtgttattgtttattcaattaataataattaaagtacaaaGTTTGCTACGACTACTGCTACgagatagtaaataaaaaatactgaataagtaggtaggtgtaaaatatcttttaatattatctattgCAAGTAACAAAGAAATGATGGTTTATAAACGCAATTAAATGTAGGTAGATACATCACTAAACAATTGTGAAAACCTACATTGCACG
This genomic interval from Spodoptera frugiperda isolate SF20-4 chromosome 6, AGI-APGP_CSIRO_Sfru_2.0, whole genome shotgun sequence contains the following:
- the LOC118268001 gene encoding protein TIS11 isoform X1 — protein: MMSTAIMHQSALYDFGDLFLKVSPDYELDEMTVINQSRPVQTMNATLSATLGPVGAGAVSGAVSWEQHPVLARAASVPAHRALAGLLDRLGHRRLERTTSEPAPPPPATSRYKTELCRPFEEAGVCKYGDKCQFAHGMRELRNLQRHPKYKTELCRTFHSVGFCPYGPRCHFVHNAEEARRREPPSPGGSLASLSSGGSLASYMSDGSRSPRSPHSPLAPQSPLAPHSPPAMSPPAHATAFAFRRTQSPDPEEERLPVFNRLSSAFGDLVIA
- the LOC118268001 gene encoding protein TIS11 isoform X6, with product MMSTAIMHQSALYDFGDLFLKNQSRPVQTMNATLSATLGPVGAGAVSGAVSWEQHPVLARAASVPAHRALAGLLDRLGHRRLERTTSEPAPPPPATSRYKTELCRPFEEAGVCKYGDKCQFAHGMRELRNLQRHPKYKTELCRTFHSVGFCPYGPRCHFVHNAEEARRREPPSPGGSLASLSSGGSLASYMSDGSRSPRSPHSPLAPQSPLAPHSPPAMSPPAHATAFAFRRTQSPDPEEERLPVFNRLSSAFGDLVIA
- the LOC118268001 gene encoding protein TIS11 isoform X4 — its product is MWSTLFKVSPDYELDEMTVINQSRPVQTMNATLSATLGPVGAGAVSGAVSWEQHPVLARAASVPAHRALAGLLDRLGHRRLERTTSEPAPPPPATSRYKTELCRPFEEAGVCKYGDKCQFAHGMRELRNLQRHPKYKTELCRTFHSVGFCPYGPRCHFVHNAEEARRREPPSPGGSLASLSSGGSLASYMSDGSRSPRSPHSPLAPQSPLAPHSPPAMSPPAHATAFAFRRTQSPDPEEERLPVFNRLSSAFGDLVIA